In Thalassococcus sp. S3, the sequence CCTACATGCCGCAAGAAACCGCGGCGCGCTCGTCTCTCACCTTGCTGGAGGTGGTGCTTCTGGGTCGTGTGGCATCGCTTGGTCTATCCGTTCCGCACGGCCTTTTGGCCCAGGCCGAAGCCGCGCTGGATCATTTCGGTCTCTTGCCGCTTTGTGACCGCACCCTGGATACGGTCAGCGGGGGGCAGCGCCAGATGACCTATCTGGCCCAGGCGCTCTTTCGTGCCCCGGACGTTCTGCTGCTTGACGAACCCACGGCAGCACTCGACTTGCGTCATCAACTCGTGGTGCTCGACACTATCCGGCAACTTGCGGATCAACGAAATGTCACCGTCGTGATCGCATTGCACGACCTGTCTTTGGCCGCCCAGTTCAGTGACCGGATGATGTGTCTGC encodes:
- a CDS encoding ABC transporter ATP-binding protein → MQLSNLSVHHGASTILSGINAVLPSGQVTALIGPNGVGKSSLLRAIAGLSPCRGGLLIGGATQTRAQLKERVAYMPQETAARSSLTLLEVVLLGRVASLGLSVPHGLLAQAEAALDHFGLLPLCDRTLDTVSGGQRQMTYLAQALFRAPDVLLLDEPTAALDLRHQLVVLDTIRQLADQRNVTVVIALHDLSLAAQFSDRMMCLHRGGLHAEGTPEAVLTAACLRDVYGVAADISQGPDGRPRVDVLSAL